The following coding sequences lie in one Thalassoglobus polymorphus genomic window:
- a CDS encoding aminopeptidase, with protein MKDPRISALADVLIQHSCQLQAGEKILIEAFDLPESNLVCELVEKARAVGGLPVVSWKSNEILRSLYASGDKASLQLVGELEANVMQQMDAYIGIRGAANSDQFADVPGEQMDLMTESIWQPVHIDIRVPKTKWVVLRYPTHSMAQSARMSTAAFEDFFFDVCTADYAAMGVAQEPLKELMLATDEVHIKSPGTDLKFSIKEIPVVPCSGGRNIPDGEVFTAPVRDSLNGVIQYNAGSRYQGTVFENIRFEFKDGKIIDATCTGQTERLNEILDTDPGARYIGEWSLGCNNRVKHPMMDTLFDEKIGGSMHLTPGNAYDSADNGNRSRVHWDLVLIQTPEYGGGEIWFDGKLIRENGRFLPENLQPLNVGLG; from the coding sequence GTGAAAGATCCCCGAATTTCTGCCCTGGCAGATGTCCTCATTCAGCATAGTTGTCAGCTGCAAGCAGGTGAGAAAATTCTGATCGAGGCTTTCGACTTACCAGAGTCGAACCTTGTTTGTGAATTGGTTGAGAAAGCCCGCGCTGTCGGCGGATTGCCCGTCGTCTCCTGGAAAAGCAACGAAATCCTTCGTTCACTTTACGCCAGCGGAGACAAGGCCTCCTTGCAGCTTGTTGGGGAACTTGAAGCGAATGTGATGCAGCAGATGGACGCTTATATCGGCATTCGTGGAGCAGCCAACAGCGACCAATTTGCAGACGTTCCCGGCGAGCAGATGGACTTGATGACCGAATCTATCTGGCAGCCGGTCCATATTGATATCCGTGTCCCGAAAACCAAATGGGTCGTGCTGCGTTATCCCACGCACTCGATGGCCCAGTCTGCTCGCATGAGTACAGCAGCGTTCGAAGATTTCTTCTTCGATGTTTGCACTGCCGATTACGCAGCCATGGGAGTGGCGCAAGAGCCATTGAAAGAATTAATGCTGGCAACCGATGAAGTTCACATCAAAAGTCCAGGAACAGATTTGAAATTCTCGATCAAGGAGATCCCGGTCGTCCCCTGCTCTGGCGGAAGAAATATTCCCGATGGAGAAGTTTTCACTGCTCCCGTGCGAGATAGCCTGAATGGTGTCATCCAGTACAACGCCGGATCTCGATATCAGGGGACTGTCTTTGAGAATATTCGATTCGAATTCAAAGATGGCAAAATCATCGACGCAACCTGCACCGGACAAACGGAACGTCTGAATGAAATCCTTGATACAGATCCCGGAGCACGCTACATCGGTGAGTGGTCGCTGGGCTGCAATAATCGCGTAAAGCACCCGATGATGGACACACTCTTTGACGAAAAAATCGGCGGATCAATGCACCTGACTCCGGGGAATGCCTATGATAGCGCCGACAACGGGAATCGCAGCCGTGTTCACTGGGATCTCGTGCTTATTCAAACTCCGGAATACGGAGGCGGAGAAATCTGGTTCGACGGCAAACTAATTCGCGAAAACGGTCGTTTTCTGCCAGAGAACCTGCAACCTTTAAATGTTGGCCTGGGGTAA
- a CDS encoding nucleoside monophosphate kinase has protein sequence MAKTNELKPNTFFIEVSGAGLPEVDGLFVPSTAPPAESESGTLSSLGYWNGKMAWDRADGKCARSPALSYSNSYNSWRICRLDGHLAYDITSDDEMPPTDQEWHVYKKGVAPAPKVVIHHFDPRLPCPKPNVVFVLGGPGTGKGTMCELAEAQLGWTHLSIGELLRKEREAGGETAVTIEDFITSGKLVPNEIVVTLLKNAMETVTRTTGKNNFLLDGFPRSLANLEGWYEIFGRETELPKMLYFECPYEVLEKRILSRAKYSGRSDDNVESMKLRFDTFNEETLPTVDLFKNKNKCIEIDTSQDRPAVYRLVESHLAEHTDQAFTAKPYTERTEILLGLRPYPEPQKS, from the coding sequence ATGGCCAAAACAAACGAGCTCAAACCGAATACATTCTTTATTGAAGTTTCAGGGGCAGGCCTCCCTGAAGTGGATGGTCTCTTCGTTCCGTCAACGGCACCGCCTGCCGAGTCAGAATCCGGGACTCTCTCCAGTTTGGGCTATTGGAACGGGAAGATGGCTTGGGATCGAGCTGATGGGAAATGTGCCAGAAGCCCTGCCCTTTCCTACTCGAACAGCTACAACTCCTGGAGAATTTGCCGACTGGACGGTCATCTTGCCTACGACATCACTTCTGATGATGAGATGCCTCCGACCGACCAGGAATGGCATGTCTACAAAAAGGGAGTTGCTCCGGCACCGAAAGTTGTGATCCATCACTTTGACCCTCGCCTGCCCTGCCCAAAACCGAATGTCGTTTTCGTTCTTGGAGGTCCCGGGACTGGAAAAGGGACGATGTGCGAACTGGCAGAAGCTCAACTTGGCTGGACTCACCTGTCCATTGGGGAACTCCTTCGCAAAGAACGCGAAGCGGGTGGAGAGACCGCTGTCACCATTGAAGACTTCATTACATCAGGAAAGTTGGTTCCGAATGAAATCGTGGTGACGCTCCTCAAAAACGCGATGGAGACCGTGACTAGAACCACCGGTAAGAATAATTTTCTTCTCGATGGCTTCCCGCGCTCGCTCGCGAATCTCGAAGGCTGGTACGAGATCTTCGGCCGGGAGACAGAACTTCCTAAAATGCTGTACTTTGAGTGTCCTTATGAGGTGCTCGAAAAACGCATTCTAAGTCGTGCCAAGTATTCTGGGAGAAGCGATGACAATGTTGAAAGCATGAAGTTGAGATTCGACACATTCAATGAAGAAACGCTCCCGACCGTTGATCTCTTCAAAAACAAAAACAAGTGCATTGAAATTGACACCAGCCAGGACCGACCAGCTGTCTACAGACTTGTCGAGAGCCACCTCGCTGAGCACACTGACCAAGCCTTCACAGCCAAACCGTACACGGAACGAACCGAAATACTTCTCGGCCTGAGACCGTACCCCGAGCCTCAGAAGTCGTGA
- a CDS encoding DUF2628 domain-containing protein, producing the protein MVDDFSTDSENPFAAPAAPASAITQDSEPQEDSSVKKDLRAFVGNKWAYYYKQWESVLEGRDQKTGFNFVAFLFSGIWLPYRKMYFITFLFYGFIILETILQEVILLKILNRPDISEILDRVIGLGTSIVIGMYANTWYLSHSQKIIDEVRSEHDDDETVRRLLQQRGGTSLLSGFGMFFLFIIAMIAALVVISPEDF; encoded by the coding sequence ATGGTTGATGATTTCTCAACGGATTCCGAAAACCCATTTGCCGCACCGGCCGCACCGGCCTCAGCGATCACTCAGGACTCCGAACCGCAGGAAGACTCCAGCGTCAAGAAAGATTTGCGGGCATTCGTCGGGAATAAGTGGGCCTATTATTACAAGCAATGGGAGTCCGTTCTCGAAGGCCGAGATCAGAAGACTGGCTTCAATTTTGTGGCATTTTTGTTTTCAGGAATTTGGCTGCCGTACCGCAAAATGTATTTCATCACATTTTTGTTTTACGGTTTTATCATTCTGGAAACGATTCTTCAGGAGGTCATCCTGTTAAAGATTCTCAATCGCCCCGACATTTCTGAAATTCTGGACAGAGTCATTGGACTAGGAACGTCCATCGTGATCGGGATGTATGCCAACACCTGGTATCTTTCGCACTCTCAAAAGATCATTGATGAAGTTCGCTCCGAGCATGATGACGACGAAACTGTTCGGCGACTCCTGCAACAACGAGGAGGAACAAGCCTACTCTCGGGGTTTGGGATGTTCTTCCTGTTCATCATCGCAATGATCGCAGCGTTGGTGGTGATCTCTCCAGAAGATTTTTAG
- a CDS encoding sugar phosphate isomerase/epimerase family protein gives MFVAASTRCFSELDFWQALTLINDLEYDKVEIYLDENGALKPSYLASSPDEFHAHLRDRTRLTPVALTLANAIELKPFTELCKLAKALRVTQINIPSEVVGTPFNSEIDRLKTLVAAASKEGVRVAIRTERGRLSEDAHTAVELCQSVDGLGLGFDPSYFLGEEKFETTLELVTGYTSHVFLRDSTEKQLQVQVGLGEVDYARLISQLEKHRYDRALSVELLPDEMDKEQRTLELRKLRMLIDSLL, from the coding sequence GTGTTTGTGGCTGCATCGACAAGATGCTTTTCAGAATTGGATTTCTGGCAAGCTCTAACGCTGATTAATGATCTCGAATATGACAAAGTCGAGATTTATCTGGATGAAAACGGAGCCTTGAAACCTTCATATTTGGCAAGCTCCCCGGATGAGTTTCATGCCCACCTGCGAGACCGAACTCGTTTAACACCGGTGGCACTCACACTTGCGAACGCAATCGAATTAAAGCCGTTCACCGAGCTTTGCAAACTTGCCAAGGCTTTGCGTGTGACGCAGATCAATATTCCTTCAGAAGTTGTGGGAACGCCTTTCAATTCGGAAATTGACCGTTTGAAAACATTGGTGGCTGCGGCATCGAAAGAGGGTGTTCGCGTTGCAATTCGAACCGAGCGAGGGCGACTTTCTGAAGATGCCCATACAGCTGTTGAATTATGCCAGTCCGTGGATGGTCTTGGTTTGGGATTCGACCCCAGCTACTTCCTGGGTGAAGAAAAGTTTGAAACAACACTCGAACTCGTCACCGGCTACACCAGCCACGTCTTCCTGCGAGACTCCACCGAGAAGCAGTTGCAAGTTCAGGTTGGCCTGGGTGAAGTCGATTACGCCCGGTTGATTTCGCAACTCGAAAAACACCGCTATGATCGGGCACTCTCCGTGGAACTCCTCCCGGACGAGATGGACAAAGAGCAACGAACGCTGGAGTTGCGTAAATTGCGAATGTTGATTGACTCACTACTGTAG
- a CDS encoding M48 family metallopeptidase, with product MSETIQLGDISILVTRKDVKNVHLSVHPPDGRVTLVAPTATRLDVARAYAISKLGWINQQKQTLDNQARETPRLFVERESHYVWGRRHLMTILYEETKPFVTLDHKRITVTIRPGSDLAKRHQVMHDWHKSLLHKAIPPLIRKWEPKLGVEVSRYFLQRMKTKWGACNHQAGNIRLNTELVKKPKDLLEYVIVHEMAHLIEPTHNDHFIAILNEHYPNWREARIELNELPLTFEQWDS from the coding sequence ATGAGCGAGACCATTCAACTTGGCGACATCTCGATTCTTGTCACGCGCAAGGACGTGAAGAACGTCCACCTCTCCGTCCACCCGCCGGACGGTCGTGTCACACTGGTTGCACCCACCGCAACGCGATTGGATGTTGCGCGAGCTTATGCAATCTCTAAGCTGGGCTGGATCAATCAGCAAAAGCAGACGTTAGACAACCAGGCGAGAGAAACTCCACGGCTGTTTGTTGAACGCGAGAGTCACTACGTCTGGGGACGTCGTCATCTGATGACAATCCTGTACGAGGAGACTAAACCCTTTGTGACACTGGATCACAAACGGATCACTGTGACTATACGGCCTGGCAGTGATTTGGCGAAACGGCATCAGGTGATGCACGACTGGCATAAGTCACTGTTGCACAAGGCAATTCCACCACTGATCAGGAAATGGGAACCCAAGCTGGGTGTTGAGGTTTCAAGATACTTCCTGCAACGCATGAAAACAAAGTGGGGTGCGTGTAATCACCAGGCTGGCAACATTCGACTAAATACCGAACTCGTTAAGAAACCAAAAGACCTGCTCGAATATGTCATCGTCCACGAAATGGCACACCTGATTGAACCAACTCACAACGATCACTTTATCGCGATCCTCAATGAACATTACCCGAACTGGCGTGAAGCCCGGATCGAACTCAATGAACTTCCACTTACATTTGAGCAGTGGGACAGTTGA
- a CDS encoding enoyl-ACP reductase FabI, with protein MGLFDGKKGLVVGIANDHSIAWAITQQLFKEGAEIGFTHLPDKDAARPKNEKKVRKLVEPLGGKFVIPCDVTKDEDLDAVFKKTEEEFGKIDFVLHSVAFAPPADLTGPVYDVSRDGFKLSMEISAYSLIAMAGRAKPILNEGGSILTLSYLGGETVVPGYNLMGLCKAALESAVTYLAHELGPQGVRVNAVSAGPVKTVSASGVGDIKKMFQLYETFSPLRRNITAEEVGKASAFLLSDHASGISGEILHVDSGYHCMGAPPTDAFDKA; from the coding sequence ATGGGATTGTTTGACGGAAAAAAAGGACTGGTCGTTGGAATTGCGAACGATCACTCCATCGCCTGGGCGATTACACAACAGCTTTTCAAAGAAGGTGCGGAAATCGGTTTCACTCACCTGCCTGACAAGGATGCTGCTCGCCCAAAGAATGAAAAGAAGGTTCGTAAACTCGTTGAACCGCTTGGTGGCAAGTTTGTCATCCCTTGTGATGTCACCAAAGATGAAGATCTTGACGCTGTCTTCAAGAAAACCGAAGAAGAATTCGGCAAGATTGACTTCGTTCTGCATAGCGTCGCCTTCGCACCACCAGCAGACCTCACCGGCCCGGTTTATGACGTCAGCCGCGACGGCTTCAAACTTTCCATGGAGATCAGTGCCTACAGCTTGATCGCCATGGCAGGTCGGGCAAAACCGATTCTGAACGAGGGTGGAAGTATTCTCACACTGAGTTATCTTGGCGGTGAAACAGTGGTTCCCGGCTACAACCTGATGGGTTTGTGCAAAGCGGCTCTCGAAAGCGCAGTCACCTACCTTGCTCACGAACTCGGCCCGCAAGGTGTTCGCGTGAACGCAGTCAGTGCTGGCCCAGTCAAAACTGTGAGTGCCAGTGGAGTGGGAGACATCAAAAAGATGTTCCAACTTTACGAAACATTCTCCCCGCTTCGTCGAAACATCACTGCTGAAGAAGTTGGGAAAGCGTCTGCGTTTCTGCTGAGCGATCATGCCAGTGGAATCAGCGGAGAGATCCTGCATGTCGACTCCGGTTATCACTGCATGGGTGCTCCGCCAACTGACGCATTCGACAAAGCTTAG
- a CDS encoding B12-binding domain-containing radical SAM protein, producing MTQLNTPYPSTAYLTGFLRSRGVDAVQEDLALALVLKLLSSTGLQSIFQQLEADSNQTLLVRKFCEQSDKYFATIDRVIAFLQGRDPTLAHRINSRMFLPEGSRFDSLEVYEDEDDGGDPLGWAFGSLGVQDRARHFATLYLSDLADVLREGIDPRFEFVRYAESLAASQPTFDPLADALSAPMNLVDRILRDLTLSAVSRHLPNIVLVSVPFPGNVYAAFRIAQTIKSEHPNVITVLGGGFVNTELREITEARLFDYFDYITLDDGERPLLALLEHLRGERPRDQLVRTFVREPVREPDSTSSDSGVVRYINHLEPDVPFAEVGTPTWDGLPVDQYLSTLDMLNPMHRLWSDGRWNKLTVAHGCYWKKCSFCDVTLDYIGRYDGVAATTLVDRIEAIIQETGQTGFHFVDEAAPPKALKAMAEELLRRNVTISWWGNIRFEKSFTPELCELLADSGCIAISGGLEVASDRLLKLMKKGVSVDQVARVTRAFTDVGILVHAYLMYGFPTQTVQDTVDALEYVRQLFEEGCIQSGFFHRFTCTVHSPVGKNPEEYGIQLIPLPEVSFAKNDIDFIDPTGVNHDSLGVGLNKALYNFMHGVGLDSDIRSWFESRVPQSRVKRNFIARALNQKTPQRR from the coding sequence ATGACTCAGTTGAACACTCCGTATCCATCGACTGCATACCTGACCGGGTTTCTACGTTCCCGCGGAGTCGATGCCGTTCAGGAAGACCTGGCACTGGCATTAGTGCTAAAGCTGTTGTCATCGACAGGGCTGCAAAGTATTTTTCAGCAGCTCGAGGCAGACTCAAATCAAACTCTTCTCGTCAGAAAATTCTGCGAACAATCTGACAAATATTTCGCCACGATTGATCGTGTCATCGCTTTTCTTCAAGGTCGTGACCCCACGTTGGCACATCGAATTAACAGTCGCATGTTCCTCCCCGAAGGTTCTCGGTTTGACTCGTTGGAAGTCTATGAAGACGAGGATGATGGAGGTGATCCTCTCGGGTGGGCGTTTGGTTCGCTAGGTGTTCAGGATCGTGCCAGACATTTTGCGACTCTCTACCTCAGCGACCTTGCCGACGTCTTGCGTGAAGGAATTGATCCACGGTTCGAGTTTGTTCGGTATGCCGAATCGCTGGCAGCCAGTCAGCCGACCTTCGATCCTTTAGCTGATGCATTGTCCGCACCGATGAATCTCGTTGACAGGATTTTGCGAGACCTGACGCTGTCTGCCGTTTCTCGACATCTCCCGAATATCGTGCTCGTGTCGGTTCCGTTTCCCGGGAACGTCTATGCAGCATTCCGAATCGCTCAGACAATTAAATCCGAACACCCCAATGTCATCACCGTTCTGGGTGGCGGATTTGTGAATACAGAATTGCGAGAGATTACTGAAGCTCGCTTGTTCGACTATTTTGATTACATCACGCTGGATGATGGAGAACGTCCTCTTTTGGCGCTGCTGGAACACCTTCGGGGCGAACGACCACGAGATCAACTGGTGCGAACATTCGTGCGAGAACCTGTGCGAGAACCTGATTCGACGTCCAGCGACTCTGGTGTCGTTCGATACATTAACCACCTGGAACCAGATGTCCCATTTGCGGAAGTCGGCACACCGACTTGGGATGGTCTGCCAGTCGATCAGTATTTATCGACGTTGGACATGCTCAACCCGATGCACCGGTTATGGTCGGATGGTCGCTGGAATAAATTGACAGTAGCTCACGGCTGCTATTGGAAGAAGTGCAGCTTTTGCGATGTGACACTCGACTATATCGGTCGCTATGACGGAGTTGCAGCCACAACTTTGGTGGATCGCATCGAAGCGATTATTCAAGAAACCGGACAGACAGGTTTTCACTTCGTAGACGAAGCCGCACCACCGAAAGCACTGAAAGCGATGGCGGAAGAGCTGCTGCGCCGCAACGTGACCATCTCATGGTGGGGGAACATCCGCTTCGAAAAATCATTCACTCCCGAATTGTGTGAACTGTTGGCAGACAGCGGCTGCATCGCGATTTCGGGCGGTCTGGAAGTTGCCTCGGACCGACTGTTGAAGCTAATGAAGAAGGGAGTCTCGGTTGATCAAGTTGCACGTGTGACGCGAGCCTTCACCGATGTCGGCATTCTGGTGCACGCTTACCTGATGTATGGGTTTCCGACACAAACTGTGCAAGATACCGTCGATGCCTTGGAATATGTCCGGCAGCTGTTTGAGGAAGGCTGCATTCAGTCCGGCTTCTTCCATCGCTTCACCTGTACGGTTCACTCACCAGTGGGAAAAAATCCTGAAGAGTACGGCATTCAACTCATTCCACTGCCCGAGGTCTCCTTCGCAAAGAATGACATTGATTTCATCGACCCCACAGGCGTCAATCACGACTCCCTCGGCGTGGGACTCAACAAGGCACTTTACAATTTCATGCATGGAGTCGGGCTGGACTCCGATATCCGAAGTTGGTTCGAGAGCAGAGTCCCGCAATCACGAGTCAAACGAAACTTCATAGCCCGAGCACTCAACCAAAAAACACCACAACGAAGATAA